From a single Flavobacterium sp. genomic region:
- a CDS encoding L,D-transpeptidase family protein yields MKKITILLFILSLFSCKKEPKVIAFDNKIIKDTVLNIIIRPVHPNLLEGKSDSLMAYYQKLNFHEIWYLEENRKDLINEIKSCFEDGLNPNDYEIKIIEDLESKRSELNDEDIVKYDILLTETFEKLANHLHKGKLNPKKLYTDWDLVTKEIALSPLLEKGIKEKKIASTFKDLKPNHIVYQSLKKNLIEIDKLPNITFEKITVKNKIVLNDTLPEMVKIKKRLAYWKDFKNKDSLITWAYDSLTFKAVKRFQARHGLSQDGVIGIGTIKALNSTKSERIEQIIANLERWKWYPSDLGEQYLIANIPDYMLHYVRGKDTIAKHRIVVGTPKRKTPILTSKLSNFVFNPTWTIPPTIIKEDLKPAATKNRDYFPSRQLTIYNSSGKIVNPNDWNPAKANNYRYVQKPGNNNSLGLVKLNFANRHSVYLHDTNHRDYFVKTYRSLSSGCVRVENPLVLTQQILSKINPEKWSGKEIDSILKLEKTKTVSVKDTVNIYLFYWTSWLENGKLQFREDIYELDKELYLKLRN; encoded by the coding sequence ATGAAAAAAATTACGATTTTACTCTTTATTCTCTCCTTATTTTCCTGTAAAAAGGAACCTAAAGTCATCGCTTTTGACAATAAAATCATTAAGGACACTGTATTAAACATCATCATAAGACCTGTTCATCCTAACTTACTTGAAGGCAAATCAGATAGTTTGATGGCCTATTATCAAAAACTTAATTTTCACGAAATTTGGTATTTAGAAGAAAACAGAAAAGACTTAATTAATGAAATCAAATCTTGCTTTGAAGACGGATTAAATCCAAACGATTATGAAATCAAAATAATTGAAGATTTAGAAAGTAAGAGATCCGAATTAAATGATGAAGATATCGTAAAGTATGACATTTTACTTACTGAAACATTCGAAAAATTAGCCAATCATCTGCATAAAGGAAAACTAAATCCAAAAAAACTATATACAGATTGGGACTTAGTAACTAAAGAAATTGCTCTTTCTCCCCTTTTAGAGAAAGGAATCAAAGAGAAAAAAATTGCAAGTACTTTTAAAGACTTAAAACCAAATCATATTGTATATCAATCACTCAAAAAAAATTTAATAGAAATTGACAAACTTCCCAATATTACTTTTGAAAAAATAACTGTTAAAAATAAAATTGTTTTAAACGATACCTTACCTGAAATGGTTAAAATCAAAAAACGATTAGCCTATTGGAAAGATTTCAAAAACAAAGACAGTCTTATTACTTGGGCATACGATTCGTTAACTTTCAAAGCTGTTAAACGTTTTCAAGCACGACATGGATTATCTCAAGATGGCGTAATTGGTATAGGCACAATAAAAGCATTAAATAGCACAAAAAGCGAACGTATAGAACAAATTATTGCAAATTTAGAACGATGGAAATGGTACCCTTCTGATTTAGGTGAACAATATCTGATTGCAAATATTCCAGATTATATGCTTCATTATGTTAGAGGTAAAGACACAATTGCCAAACACAGAATTGTAGTTGGAACACCCAAACGAAAAACGCCAATACTAACATCCAAATTATCTAATTTTGTTTTTAACCCAACGTGGACAATACCACCAACAATTATAAAAGAAGATTTAAAACCCGCTGCCACAAAAAACAGAGACTACTTCCCTTCTCGACAACTTACAATATACAATAGTAGTGGTAAAATTGTGAATCCAAACGATTGGAATCCTGCTAAAGCAAATAATTATAGGTATGTACAAAAACCAGGAAACAATAACTCTCTTGGATTAGTAAAACTTAATTTTGCAAATCGACATTCTGTTTATTTACATGATACTAATCATCGTGATTACTTTGTAAAAACCTATCGCTCTTTAAGTTCTGGATGTGTTCGTGTTGAAAATCCTTTGGTGTTAACCCAGCAAATTTTGAGCAAAATTAATCCAGAAAAATGGAGCGGAAAAGAAATTGATTCAATTCTAAAACTAGAAAAAACAAAAACAGTATCTGTAAAAGACACTGTAAATATTTATTTATTCTACTGGACAAGTTGGTTAGAAAATGGCAAACTTCAATTTAGAGAAGATATTTATGAACTTGACAAAGAGTTATATTTAAAATTAAGAAACTAA
- the pepE gene encoding dipeptidase PepE — translation MKNIIIASTSTLHGGNYLEYLLPELQSFFSNVKQLLFIPYARPSGISHDDYTKKVSEAFDKINISVKGIHEFENPVEAIENAEGIFTGGGNTFLLVSQLYKNNVIDALEKVVKNGTPYLGTSAGSNICGLTMNTTNDMPIVYPPSFRTLGFVSFNINPHYLDPIEGSTHMGETRETRINEFHHFNPQPVVGLREGSWLAVKGDSVKLKGTLTARIFKRNENPIEVIPETELNDLK, via the coding sequence ATGAAAAACATCATAATAGCTAGTACTTCCACTTTACACGGCGGTAATTATTTAGAGTATTTATTACCTGAATTACAATCGTTTTTTTCAAATGTAAAACAATTACTTTTTATTCCATACGCAAGACCAAGCGGTATTTCACATGACGATTACACAAAAAAAGTAAGTGAAGCTTTTGATAAAATAAATATTTCGGTAAAAGGAATTCACGAATTTGAAAATCCAGTTGAAGCCATTGAAAACGCAGAAGGAATTTTTACAGGTGGAGGAAATACGTTTTTATTAGTGAGCCAACTGTATAAAAACAACGTTATTGATGCGCTCGAAAAAGTAGTCAAAAACGGAACACCCTATTTAGGAACCAGTGCAGGAAGTAATATATGCGGATTAACAATGAATACTACTAATGACATGCCAATTGTATATCCACCGAGTTTTAGAACTTTAGGATTTGTTTCATTTAACATAAATCCACATTATTTAGACCCGATAGAAGGTTCTACTCACATGGGCGAAACACGTGAAACCCGAATTAATGAATTTCATCATTTTAATCCGCAACCAGTTGTGGGATTGAGAGAAGGAAGTTGGTTAGCTGTTAAAGGCGATTCTGTAAAATTAAAAGGAACTTTAACTGCAAGAATTTTCAAAAGAAACGAAAATCCAATTGAGGTGATTCCAGAAACTGAACTTAACGATTTAAAATAA
- a CDS encoding DUF6702 family protein, with protein sequence MKKNLLRFFLPLLSIVLLSSFAWHKFYVSVTQIDYVPNKKRIEITHRIFIDDLEKALEKKYKKKVYLTSTKELPEAETLIKNYLKVNIKISINKRPQEIVYLAREVEGDVLIFYTKIAISKKINTFDIFNSLLTDIYKEQQNIVHVHINSNKNSFLFTNSDTEQKIDY encoded by the coding sequence ATGAAGAAGAATTTATTGCGATTTTTTCTGCCACTTTTATCAATAGTTTTATTGAGCTCTTTTGCATGGCATAAGTTTTATGTTTCTGTAACTCAAATAGATTACGTGCCTAATAAAAAGCGAATAGAAATTACCCACAGAATTTTTATCGATGATTTGGAAAAAGCATTGGAAAAAAAATACAAGAAAAAAGTATATTTAACTTCAACAAAAGAACTTCCAGAGGCGGAAACACTTATTAAAAATTATTTAAAGGTGAATATTAAAATTTCTATAAATAAAAGGCCACAGGAGATTGTTTATTTAGCACGAGAAGTTGAGGGTGATGTGTTAATTTTTTATACTAAAATTGCTATTTCAAAAAAAATAAATACCTTCGATATCTTTAATTCATTATTAACTGATATTTACAAGGAACAACAAAATATTGTTCATGTTCATATTAATAGTAACAAAAACAGCTTTTTGTTTACTAATAGTGATACTGAACAAAAAATAGACTATTAA
- a CDS encoding phosphatase PAP2 family protein has translation MEQLINLDKELFLFLNGLGSEPFDGFWKIITKQIYWSPLFITVFYLLQKKVGWKGLGIIILFLAALITFTDQMTNLFKYSFERLRPCNNPEFDGIMRKVITRKSFSFFSGHASNSFASTTFIVLILRNYYKHTYLLFLFPLIFAYSRIYLGLHYPADILTGYAFGATFGFVFYKLYLFFGKNTISLQNSTNC, from the coding sequence TTGGAGCAGTTAATAAACCTAGATAAAGAGTTATTTCTTTTTTTAAACGGATTAGGTTCGGAACCTTTTGATGGTTTTTGGAAAATTATTACCAAACAAATTTATTGGTCACCTCTTTTTATTACAGTTTTTTATCTCCTTCAAAAAAAAGTAGGTTGGAAAGGTTTAGGAATTATTATTCTTTTTTTAGCGGCATTGATAACCTTTACTGACCAAATGACCAATCTTTTCAAATACTCTTTTGAAAGATTAAGACCTTGTAATAATCCAGAATTTGATGGAATTATGAGAAAAGTAATTACTAGAAAATCATTTAGTTTTTTCTCTGGACATGCATCCAATTCGTTTGCTTCTACAACGTTTATTGTATTAATACTTCGTAACTATTACAAACACACTTATCTGTTGTTTTTATTCCCATTAATTTTCGCTTACAGTAGAATTTACTTGGGATTACACTATCCTGCCGATATTTTAACTGGTTATGCTTTTGGAGCTACTTTTGGATTTGTGTTTTATAAATTGTACTTGTTTTTTGGAAAAAACACAATTTCATTACAAAACTCTACTAACTGTTAA
- a CDS encoding polyprenyl synthetase family protein, whose product MKITEQIKLPIANEMELFEEKFRDSMSSKVALLNRITHYIVNRKGKQMRPMFVFLTAKMVSGGTINERTYRGASVIELIHTATLVHDDVVDDSNKRRGFFSLNALWKNKIAVLVGDFLLSKGLLLSIDNNDFDLLKIISVAVREMSEGELLQIEKARRLDITEAIYYEIIRQKTATLIAACCSLGACSVAPDDFVLVEKMRKFGELIGMAFQIKDDLFDYTDDAIGKPTGIDIKEQKMTLPLIYALNNCSPKEKSWAINSVKNHNKDKKRVKEVIQFVKDKNGLTYAEGKMVQFQQEALSLLQDFPSSHYKDSLILMVNYVIERKK is encoded by the coding sequence ATGAAAATAACCGAACAAATAAAGCTACCTATCGCAAATGAAATGGAACTCTTTGAAGAGAAGTTTCGCGATTCCATGTCTTCTAAAGTAGCTTTATTAAACAGGATTACCCATTACATCGTTAACCGAAAAGGAAAACAAATGCGACCTATGTTTGTTTTCTTAACCGCTAAAATGGTTTCAGGCGGAACGATTAATGAACGAACATATCGTGGTGCTTCGGTTATTGAATTAATTCATACCGCAACTTTAGTACATGATGATGTAGTTGACGATAGTAACAAACGTCGCGGATTTTTCTCTTTAAACGCACTTTGGAAAAATAAAATTGCGGTTTTAGTGGGCGACTTTTTATTGTCAAAAGGTTTGTTACTTTCCATTGATAATAATGATTTCGATTTACTAAAAATCATTTCAGTCGCAGTGCGTGAAATGAGTGAAGGTGAATTGCTTCAAATTGAAAAAGCACGCAGACTAGACATCACCGAAGCTATTTATTACGAAATTATCCGACAAAAAACCGCTACTTTAATTGCAGCTTGTTGTTCACTTGGTGCTTGTTCAGTTGCACCAGATGATTTTGTTTTGGTAGAAAAAATGCGAAAATTTGGAGAATTAATCGGAATGGCATTTCAAATCAAAGACGATTTGTTTGATTATACCGACGATGCCATTGGTAAGCCAACCGGAATTGACATCAAAGAACAAAAAATGACTCTACCATTGATTTACGCCTTAAACAATTGTTCGCCAAAAGAAAAAAGTTGGGCAATTAATTCGGTTAAAAATCACAATAAAGACAAAAAGCGCGTCAAAGAAGTTATCCAATTTGTTAAAGACAAAAACGGTTTAACTTACGCTGAAGGAAAAATGGTACAATTTCAACAAGAAGCACTTTCATTACTACAAGATTTTCCATCTTCACACTATAAAGATTCCCTTATTTTAATGGTAAATTACGTTATTGAACGTAAAAAATAA
- a CDS encoding GNAT family N-acetyltransferase, with product MEIKKISSSATYPVRHEVLRKGKPIETCQFKGDDDENTVHFGLYQKEQLIGIISIFKEPSILFSEKNQLQIRGMAVLEEFQGKGFGAELVKAAENYCINQNIDLIWFNAREKAVLFYKKLGYTSIGDSFLIPDVGIHFVMYKKHTKE from the coding sequence ATGGAAATAAAAAAAATCAGTTCATCAGCCACTTATCCTGTTAGACACGAAGTTTTAAGAAAAGGAAAACCTATTGAAACTTGCCAATTTAAAGGAGATGATGATGAAAACACTGTTCATTTCGGATTGTATCAAAAAGAGCAATTGATTGGAATTATTTCCATTTTCAAAGAGCCTTCAATATTATTTTCAGAAAAAAATCAACTTCAAATAAGAGGAATGGCGGTTTTAGAAGAATTTCAAGGCAAAGGATTCGGAGCCGAATTAGTGAAAGCAGCTGAAAATTATTGTATTAATCAGAATATTGATTTAATATGGTTCAACGCTAGAGAAAAAGCTGTTCTTTTTTATAAAAAACTAGGCTATACAAGTATTGGAGATTCTTTTTTAATTCCAGATGTTGGGATTCACTTTGTCATGTATAAAAAACACACAAAGGAGTAA
- a CDS encoding O-methyltransferase — protein MHFISEDLEDYVANHSQVEPELLAKLNKETYQKIMQPRMLSGHFQGRVLSMLSKIIRPKHILEIGTYTGYAALCLAEGLAENGTLDTIDIEEELVDFQRKYFDASPWKDQIFQHLGDAVDIIPTLNKKFDLVFIDADKENYVNYFHLIVPMMNKGGIILSDNVLWSGKVLEEVKPNDKSTPVLLEYNQLLNTDPRVETVLLPIRDGLTVSRVL, from the coding sequence ATGCACTTTATATCAGAAGATTTAGAAGATTACGTAGCGAATCATTCACAAGTAGAGCCTGAATTATTAGCAAAATTAAACAAAGAAACTTACCAAAAAATTATGCAACCCCGCATGTTGAGTGGTCATTTTCAAGGTAGAGTTTTGAGTATGCTTTCAAAAATAATTCGTCCAAAACACATTTTGGAAATTGGAACATACACAGGTTATGCTGCATTGTGCTTAGCAGAAGGATTAGCTGAAAACGGAACTTTAGATACGATTGATATTGAAGAAGAATTGGTTGATTTTCAACGAAAATATTTTGATGCTTCGCCATGGAAAGACCAAATTTTTCAACACTTAGGAGATGCTGTTGATATTATCCCAACACTAAATAAAAAATTTGATTTGGTTTTTATTGATGCCGATAAAGAAAACTATGTGAATTACTTTCACTTAATCGTTCCGATGATGAATAAAGGCGGTATCATTTTATCCGATAATGTATTGTGGAGCGGAAAAGTGTTGGAAGAAGTAAAACCTAACGACAAAAGCACACCCGTTTTATTAGAATACAATCAACTATTAAACACTGATCCAAGAGTAGAAACAGTTTTATTACCGATTCGTGATGGTTTAACAGTTAGTAGAGTTTTGTAA
- a CDS encoding Sec-independent protein translocase subunit TatA/TatB, whose translation MFGIGGGELFFIILVVLMLFGSDKIPDIARALGKGMAQLKNATNEIKSEIQKGAQDTGLDMNSLTGGISDEITKAKEGITKMVNPIENIDLNIQNPIEKVKEDIESITGPVKRQL comes from the coding sequence ATGTTTGGAATAGGTGGAGGTGAATTGTTTTTCATCATTTTAGTTGTTTTGATGTTGTTTGGGTCGGATAAGATTCCAGATATAGCACGTGCTTTAGGAAAAGGTATGGCGCAGTTAAAAAACGCAACTAACGAGATTAAAAGCGAAATTCAAAAAGGAGCTCAAGATACCGGATTGGATATGAATTCGCTAACAGGTGGTATTTCAGATGAAATAACTAAAGCAAAAGAAGGAATAACTAAGATGGTAAATCCGATTGAAAATATCGATTTAAATATTCAAAATCCAATCGAAAAAGTAAAAGAAGATATTGAAAGTATTACTGGACCTGTAAAAAGACAATTGTAA
- a CDS encoding RNA polymerase sigma factor, translating into MKVIQLHQEEKQLIMLAVENNRQAQQQIYAKFSSKMLSVCRQYIKDIHHAEDVMITGFMKVFTNLKSFEHKGSFEGWIRRIMIYECIDFLRVKKNNFNHQDIDDVTVSENESVYEMEDFSVDDIQNMIDNLPDGYKMVFNLYAIEGYKHQEIAEMLKINEGTSKSQLSNARKLLQQQISDLKKKLNGTK; encoded by the coding sequence ATGAAAGTAATTCAATTGCATCAAGAAGAAAAGCAACTTATTATGTTGGCTGTCGAAAATAATCGACAAGCACAACAGCAGATTTATGCCAAGTTTTCTTCTAAAATGTTAAGTGTTTGTCGCCAATATATAAAAGATATTCACCACGCAGAAGATGTCATGATTACCGGATTTATGAAAGTGTTTACCAATCTAAAAAGTTTTGAACACAAAGGTAGTTTTGAAGGTTGGATTCGCCGAATTATGATTTATGAATGTATTGACTTTCTTCGGGTTAAAAAGAATAACTTCAATCACCAAGATATTGATGATGTAACAGTTAGCGAGAATGAATCGGTTTATGAAATGGAAGATTTTTCAGTTGACGATATTCAAAATATGATTGATAATTTGCCCGATGGCTATAAAATGGTGTTCAACTTATATGCAATTGAAGGATATAAACATCAGGAAATAGCAGAAATGCTCAAAATAAACGAAGGGACATCAAAATCGCAATTATCAAACGCCCGAAAGTTATTGCAACAACAAATTTCGGATTTAAAAAAGAAACTCAATGGAACCAAATAA
- a CDS encoding M1 family metallopeptidase, whose translation MKKSIVLSAFLTLSLAFGVFAQEVKSEDKKREPGHYNENKFRQMYDEMATPNMFRTASGAPGPAYYQQKADYKMNLELDDKNKKLYGSETITYYNNAKESLEYLWVQLDQNIERPDSKTPLIESQNMDKAISTSAFAKKYMGSPFQGGFNIEYVKDAKGNPMKYTINQTMMRIDLSKPLKNGEKVSFSIKWWYNIVNYMEGANNGRSGYEQFPDGNRLYVMAQFFPRMAVYNDVEGWQNMQFWGRGEFALVFGDYEVNITVPADHVMEGTGVLQNRSEVFTAEQVKRWELAEKTFDKPVVIVTQEEAVAKESSFSDKKKTWKFKAQNVRDFGFSTSRKFIIDAMAVDLPTNKPLAISIYPKEANPLWGDLSTKAVAHTLKTYSHFTFDYPYPKAVSVSAEDQGMEYPMICWNYGRPDEKGFVSDRIKYGMLGVIIHEVGHNFFPMIVNSDERQWSWMDEGLNTFLEFLAESTFDPNFPSTRGPAKNIVPYMKGNQKYLEPIMSNSENIYNFGANAYGKPATGLNILRETIMGRELFDHAFKTYANRWKFKHPTPEDFFRTMEDASAVDLDWFWRGWFYSTDYTDIGVKSVKQFYVSTEASKEAQAMFNRRGRKISDGEPMLYLVTEDTPDFKQELKKGLDAKNIQALSEYLDKNYTAEEKNALKSPKFFYEVEFEKPGGLIMPIIVELQFEDGTSETQKFPAQIWRRNNDTAKRVFATEKKVVKIQVDPKLETADVDVENNYWPKGETESKFDTLEKK comes from the coding sequence ATGAAAAAGTCAATTGTACTTAGTGCGTTTTTAACTTTATCGCTTGCATTTGGAGTGTTTGCTCAAGAAGTTAAGTCTGAAGATAAAAAGCGTGAACCCGGACATTATAATGAGAATAAATTTCGTCAAATGTATGATGAAATGGCTACTCCAAATATGTTCAGAACTGCATCTGGAGCTCCTGGTCCTGCTTATTATCAGCAAAAAGCTGATTATAAAATGAATCTGGAATTAGATGATAAGAATAAAAAATTATATGGTTCGGAAACCATAACCTATTATAACAATGCTAAAGAATCGTTAGAGTATTTATGGGTGCAATTAGACCAAAATATCGAAAGACCTGATTCTAAAACACCTTTAATAGAAAGTCAAAATATGGACAAGGCAATTTCAACAAGTGCCTTTGCTAAAAAATATATGGGAAGTCCTTTTCAAGGAGGTTTTAACATTGAGTATGTTAAAGATGCTAAAGGAAATCCAATGAAATATACCATCAACCAAACCATGATGCGTATCGATTTATCAAAGCCATTAAAAAACGGAGAAAAAGTTTCTTTTTCTATCAAATGGTGGTATAATATTGTAAATTATATGGAAGGTGCTAACAACGGTCGTTCAGGTTATGAACAATTTCCTGATGGAAACCGATTGTATGTTATGGCTCAATTTTTCCCAAGAATGGCAGTTTATAATGATGTAGAAGGATGGCAAAATATGCAATTCTGGGGTAGAGGTGAATTTGCTTTGGTTTTTGGAGACTACGAAGTAAATATTACAGTTCCAGCAGACCACGTTATGGAAGGAACAGGAGTTTTACAAAACAGAAGCGAAGTTTTTACAGCAGAACAAGTAAAAAGATGGGAATTAGCAGAAAAAACGTTTGATAAACCAGTAGTAATCGTTACTCAAGAAGAAGCAGTTGCAAAAGAAAGTAGCTTTTCAGACAAAAAGAAAACATGGAAATTTAAAGCACAAAATGTGCGTGACTTTGGTTTTTCAACATCAAGAAAATTCATTATTGATGCCATGGCGGTTGATTTACCAACCAATAAACCATTAGCTATTTCAATTTATCCAAAAGAAGCAAATCCACTTTGGGGAGATTTATCTACAAAAGCGGTGGCGCATACTTTAAAAACGTATTCTCATTTTACATTTGATTATCCTTACCCAAAAGCAGTATCTGTTTCTGCAGAAGATCAAGGAATGGAGTATCCAATGATTTGTTGGAACTACGGGCGTCCAGATGAAAAAGGGTTTGTAAGCGATAGAATCAAATACGGAATGTTAGGCGTAATTATTCACGAAGTTGGACACAATTTCTTTCCAATGATTGTCAATTCAGATGAAAGACAATGGTCATGGATGGATGAAGGTTTAAATACTTTTTTAGAGTTTCTTGCTGAATCTACTTTTGATCCAAATTTCCCTTCAACACGTGGACCAGCTAAAAACATTGTGCCTTACATGAAAGGAAATCAAAAATATTTAGAACCAATTATGTCAAACTCTGAGAATATCTATAATTTCGGAGCTAATGCATATGGTAAACCAGCTACTGGTTTAAATATTTTAAGAGAAACTATTATGGGTAGAGAATTGTTTGATCATGCTTTTAAAACGTATGCAAATCGTTGGAAATTTAAGCACCCAACTCCAGAAGATTTCTTTAGAACTATGGAAGATGCTTCGGCAGTTGATTTGGATTGGTTTTGGAGAGGTTGGTTTTACTCAACAGATTACACTGATATAGGAGTAAAATCGGTGAAACAGTTTTATGTATCTACAGAAGCTTCAAAAGAAGCACAAGCTATGTTTAATAGAAGAGGTAGAAAAATAAGCGATGGCGAGCCAATGTTATATTTAGTAACAGAAGACACTCCTGATTTTAAACAAGAATTAAAGAAAGGATTGGATGCGAAAAATATTCAAGCACTTTCAGAATATCTAGATAAAAATTATACTGCTGAAGAAAAAAATGCTTTAAAATCGCCTAAATTTTTCTATGAAGTAGAGTTTGAAAAACCAGGAGGATTAATCATGCCAATCATCGTAGAACTTCAATTTGAAGACGGTACTAGTGAAACGCAGAAATTCCCTGCTCAAATTTGGAGAAGAAATAATGATACAGCTAAACGCGTTTTTGCAACAGAGAAAAAAGTGGTAAAAATTCAAGTGGATCCAAAATTAGAAACTGCCGATGTTGATGTTGAAAACAACTATTGGCCTAAAGGAGAAACGGAATCAAAATTTGATACATTAGAAAAAAAATAA
- a CDS encoding carboxypeptidase-like regulatory domain-containing protein translates to MTKRLLLFVIFFPLVVLSQHDSIVKGKIVSESSFLEGIHVLNLSKKNGAVTDSRGYFEIKANTSDTLQFSAVNLKAIRYCIKKSDFSNDLLLIKMESLITELEEVAIINYKNINAVALGIVPANQRTYTPAERKLLAAGDFKWYSPLLIPLGGMSVDGLINSISGRTSMLKKEVLVEKKEMLQLKTTDYFERDYFTKTLKIPEIYVDGFLFYIVENERYAKAMKEKNKDMATFLLSGLAVEYLKLKEVEISNTKLNEK, encoded by the coding sequence ATGACAAAACGATTACTTCTATTTGTTATTTTTTTTCCTTTAGTCGTTTTGTCACAGCACGATTCTATTGTTAAAGGTAAAATTGTTTCCGAATCTTCTTTTTTGGAAGGAATTCATGTTTTAAATTTGTCTAAAAAAAATGGAGCCGTTACTGATTCTAGAGGTTATTTTGAAATAAAAGCGAATACTTCGGATACTTTGCAATTTAGTGCTGTGAATTTAAAAGCAATACGTTACTGCATTAAAAAGAGTGATTTTTCTAACGATTTATTATTGATTAAAATGGAATCACTTATAACCGAGTTAGAGGAAGTAGCAATTATTAATTATAAAAATATCAATGCTGTTGCACTTGGCATTGTGCCTGCTAATCAAAGAACATATACGCCAGCAGAACGAAAACTTTTAGCGGCTGGCGATTTTAAATGGTATAGCCCTTTGTTAATTCCGTTAGGTGGAATGAGTGTTGATGGATTAATTAACTCAATAAGTGGCAGAACTAGCATGTTGAAAAAAGAAGTACTTGTAGAGAAAAAAGAAATGCTCCAATTAAAAACAACCGATTATTTTGAAAGAGATTATTTTACTAAAACGTTAAAAATCCCTGAGATTTATGTAGATGGTTTTTTATTTTACATTGTAGAAAATGAACGATATGCAAAAGCTATGAAAGAAAAAAATAAGGATATGGCAACTTTCCTTTTGTCTGGTTTAGCGGTAGAATATTTAAAACTAAAGGAAGTTGAAATTTCAAATACTAAATTAAATGAAAAATAA
- the rlmN gene encoding 23S rRNA (adenine(2503)-C(2))-methyltransferase RlmN, with the protein MQIEKKDIRALTKEQLRNFFVANGDKAFRGNQVYEWLWQKRAHTFEDMTNVSKETRAMLEANFVINHIKVDTLQRSEDGTVKNAVRLHDDLIVESVLIPTETRTTACVSSQVGCSLDCNFCATARLKRMRNLEPGEIYDQVAAIDNESRLYYDRPLSNIVFMGMGEPLMNYPNVMKAIDMITSTEGLGMSPKRITVSTSGIPKMIKKMADDEVKFKLAVSLHSAVEEIRNEIMPFTKNFPLTDLRESLEYWYRKTKSKVTYEYVVWKGINDDKKSIDAFVKFCKYVPCKVNLIEYNPIDDGMFQQASEEATNVYITALAKSNIVAKVRRSRGKDIDAACGQLANKS; encoded by the coding sequence ATGCAAATCGAGAAAAAAGACATACGAGCACTAACAAAAGAACAATTGCGAAATTTTTTTGTTGCTAACGGAGACAAAGCGTTTCGAGGCAATCAAGTGTATGAATGGTTGTGGCAAAAACGCGCCCATACTTTTGAAGACATGACCAATGTGTCTAAAGAAACACGTGCCATGTTAGAAGCAAATTTTGTAATCAATCATATTAAAGTAGATACATTACAACGTAGCGAAGACGGAACCGTTAAAAATGCTGTTCGTTTGCATGATGATTTAATTGTAGAATCGGTTTTAATTCCAACTGAAACCCGAACTACGGCTTGTGTTTCTTCGCAAGTAGGTTGTAGTTTAGATTGCAACTTTTGTGCAACCGCTCGATTAAAACGCATGCGTAACTTGGAACCGGGAGAAATCTATGATCAAGTTGCTGCAATTGATAATGAAAGTCGTTTGTATTATGACCGACCTTTATCAAACATTGTTTTTATGGGAATGGGAGAACCTTTGATGAATTATCCTAACGTAATGAAAGCGATTGATATGATTACGTCTACTGAAGGTTTAGGAATGTCGCCAAAACGTATCACCGTTTCCACTTCTGGAATTCCGAAAATGATTAAAAAAATGGCGGATGATGAAGTGAAATTCAAATTGGCGGTTTCCTTGCATTCTGCTGTGGAGGAAATTCGAAATGAAATCATGCCATTTACTAAGAATTTTCCTTTAACTGATTTGCGTGAAAGTTTGGAATATTGGTACAGAAAAACAAAAAGCAAAGTAACTTACGAATACGTAGTTTGGAAAGGAATAAACGATGATAAAAAATCGATTGATGCTTTTGTGAAATTCTGTAAATATGTTCCTTGTAAAGTTAATCTTATCGAATACAATCCTATTGATGATGGAATGTTTCAACAAGCCTCTGAGGAAGCTACAAATGTATACATTACTGCTTTAGCAAAAAGTAATATTGTAGCAAAAGTGCGAAGAAGTCGTGGTAAAGACATTGATGCGGCTTGTGGTCAATTGGCGAATAAATCATAA